The genomic region GCCGCGCCGCAAAGCGTCGAGCTCGCGCTCCGTGTAGAGATACTTCGCGACCTGTCGATCGTCGATCGAGAGCTCCACCGCATCGAGCGCGAAGTACTTGCCGACGTCGAGCGACAGGTACACCGCAACCTGCGTGCTGGCCGGGAACAACAGCTCCTCTTCCAGCAGGAACAGCTCGCGATTGAGCGCCACGAGTTCCTGCTTGAGGGCCCGCAGCTCGGCGTCCGCCGCGGTCTCCTCGGCGTGCGCCGGAGGCAGCGCCGCCACGCAGGCGAAGCATGCCGCAAGCAGCACGATGCAGCCGCGCGCGCGCCGGCTAGAACCAGCCGCCGAACCAGACCTGGAATACATGGCTGTCGAATCCATAGAGTTCACCATTACGGATGTCCGTGAAATCGTCGTAATCGAAACGGATGAGGTCATAGCCCAGGCTCACCGAGCTGCGGCCCAGGGGTCCGAGGCGCGGGCCGAAGTCCCAGGTGAGCCGCGCGCCCACGGTCTGGCTGTCGAAGGTGGACAGTTCCTTGTCCCGCGCCATGAACTCGAACTCCGCATCGAAGTCATCGGCATAGAAGGACGCCGCGTCCTGGGTCGTGTAGCGATAGGCGAGCTCGGCGGTGAGCCGCGGCGTGATCCGACGGGCGACGGCGGTCTCCAGCGTGTGCGCCTGGACCTGCCAGGTGTCCCGGTACCAGCGATAGCCGAGTTCCAGCGACGTGGCCTCCGCCACCATGCCGATACCCCGCAGGGCGACGGTATGACTGTTGCGGGCTCGGGGGTAACGCTCCGGGATCTGCGCCCCGAGGATGCGCGCCGAACGATAGGGGTTGTTGAGGAACCCGGTTTCGAGGATCGCCTCGTAATCCAGGCTGGCCACGATCCTGGAGGTCAGGACCTGCGACCAGCTGAACTGGTAGTTGTTACGTTCCACCTCGTCTTCGAAGTCCGTATCGACCCGCGAGACCACGTCGTCGCCGCGCACGTAGCCCAGCGTGAGCGTGCTCATGCCGCCGAAGAAATCCTGCGCCACGCTGAGGGCCCACGTGTCGGACTCGTAGTCGTTCTCCTCGCTGCGGATGTAGCCGACGCTCATCAGCGAATCGCCCTGCACCCAGTCGAGGCCGAGCCCGAGCTCCTCGCGCCGCTCCGTGTAGGGACTGGCACTCGTGACCACGTCGATCGATGCCGAGCTGATGCTGTCGACATAGTGGCTGGCCGAGGCGGAAAAATCGCCGGCGAAGGACTTGCGCAGGCTCAGCGCCGGTCCGGTGACCTGGACGCCGCCGCCGTCGTAGCTGTGGTACATGAGCTCGGCGAGATCCTCGGGCAGGGTGGCGGCGAAACCCACCACGCACGCCAGCAGCAGGACCGCTGCGAAGCCGCCGCGGACGCCGGCCCGCAAAGGCACAGGCACGGGCTCAGTTGCAGCCACAGCCGCCTCCCCCGCCGTCCGTGGCGCCGCGCCCGCCCTCGCGGACGTCGAACACGTGCTGCCGGTGCTTGTCCATCAATGCATTGCGCGAGAAGGACATCAGCGGGTCGGCGAGCGCCTCGCGTTCGAACGGCGCCACCCAGGGACTCGGGGCCGCGCATCCGCTCGCCGCGATGCAGATCGACACCAGGAACAGCTGTGCGGCACGGCGTCTCATCTTCAATCCTCCCGCAGCAGCGCGCGGACTTCCTCGAGATAGAGCCGCTCCATGCCGGGCCGGTAGCCGTAATGGACGCTGCGCACGGTCCCGCTCCGATCGACCATGACCGTCATCGGCATCGCCTGGACGTCATAGAGCCGGCTCACGTCCTGGGTGTCGTCGAACAGCAGCGGGAAACTGACGCCGAGTTCCTCGGCGAGGCGCAGGGCCCGGGCGGAATCCTCGTCGATGTTCACCCCGAGCAGGGTGAAACCGGCCGGCTCATAGCGGGCAAAGATCTCTTCCAGCTGGGGCATCTCCTGCCGGCATGGACCGCACCACGTCGCCCAGAAGTTGATCATCACGACCTGGCCACGATGCTCCGACAGGCGCAGGTTCGGACCCGCAGCGCTGCGCAGGGCGAAGTCCGGCGCCTCGGCGCCGACGTTCACCGCGGGAGCGCTCGCGACGACGCCGGCGAGCCCGCCCATGGCCAGCAGGCTCGAGATCAGAAATAAACGCCGAGGCCAAGATTGATTTCGAAGTTGTGTTTCCACTCGTTTTCCCCGAGCAAGTCAGATTCGAAGAGGGTGTCCCGGGCTTCCAGCCGCAGGCTCAGCCAGTCGGTCGGCAACACCTTGAGACCGAAACCGAAGGCGTAACTGGTGCTGTCTCGATCGGCGAACTCCAGTCGCCCGGCGCCGAATTTCAGGTAGACGCCGCTGGTCCGTGCCCACCGTGTCCCGAGGAACACTTCCCCCGGCAACACCATCACGCCAACCGCGAGGTCGTAGGCCACCAGGTCCTCCTCCTCCGCATCGAAAAGCGGCGCGCCGATGCGACGAAAACTGGTGTCGCGCACGGACGAGCTGGCATAGCGACCCTCGAGAAAGACATCCTCGGTAGCGTGGTAGGCGACGCGCAGGCCATAGACAGTCTCGGCGCCGAAGTCCTCGACCGAGTTGATGCCGGCGAACAGACCGATCTCCCAGTCCTCGGTGTCCACGGCCGGACGGATGATCTCCCGCCGGTCGAGGAGCGGATCGATGACGGCCGGCACCGGCCCCTCGACGGGTTCGTCTGCCGGAGGCGCGTCCCGCCATACGCTGCAACCGCCGGCGGTGCAGGCGGTGATCGCGAGAAGAAACAGGCGCAGTGCGGCTTGCATGGCTCGTCCTCAGAAGAACACCGAGAATCCCAGCGTGATCTCGGTGAAGTCGTCGTTGTTGTTGATGTCCCGCGTGAGGACGTACTGGCGCACGTCGCCGCGCAGGATGAAGCGCCGTGTCAGCCAGGCCCGCACGCCGACACCGGCATTGCCAGCCCATTCATCGACCTTGACCGCGTCCACCAGCGTGCTCTTCGGCTCGTTGCTGATGCGCCCCGCGCCGATGCTGAAAAATGGCGTCACGCGGCCGTCGAGGAAGGGCAGCACCTGGATATTCGTGTGATAGGCGCTGGTGCTGGAGAAGCTTCCCGCGGCCTGCAGCAACTGGCCTTCCACGACGAAGTGCGGCCCGACCCGATAGCCGGCACGGAAACTGAACATGGGATCGCC from Wenzhouxiangella sp. XN24 harbors:
- a CDS encoding AraC family transcriptional regulator, which translates into the protein MYSRSGSAAGSSRRARGCIVLLAACFACVAALPPAHAEETAADAELRALKQELVALNRELFLLEEELLFPASTQVAVYLSLDVGKYFALDAVELSIDDRQVAKYLYTERELDALRRGGVHRLYVGNIKSGSHELVAVLTGRGPQGREYRRATSLDFEKGLGPQQLELVLSDSEALQQPDFVVRAWE
- a CDS encoding DUF3570 domain-containing protein, which codes for MAATEPVPVPLRAGVRGGFAAVLLLACVVGFAATLPEDLAELMYHSYDGGGVQVTGPALSLRKSFAGDFSASASHYVDSISSASIDVVTSASPYTERREELGLGLDWVQGDSLMSVGYIRSEENDYESDTWALSVAQDFFGGMSTLTLGYVRGDDVVSRVDTDFEDEVERNNYQFSWSQVLTSRIVASLDYEAILETGFLNNPYRSARILGAQIPERYPRARNSHTVALRGIGMVAEATSLELGYRWYRDTWQVQAHTLETAVARRITPRLTAELAYRYTTQDAASFYADDFDAEFEFMARDKELSTFDSQTVGARLTWDFGPRLGPLGRSSVSLGYDLIRFDYDDFTDIRNGELYGFDSHVFQVWFGGWF
- a CDS encoding DUF4266 domain-containing protein, producing the protein MRRRAAQLFLVSICIAASGCAAPSPWVAPFEREALADPLMSFSRNALMDKHRQHVFDVREGGRGATDGGGGGCGCN
- a CDS encoding TlpA disulfide reductase family protein is translated as MGGLAGVVASAPAVNVGAEAPDFALRSAAGPNLRLSEHRGQVVMINFWATWCGPCRQEMPQLEEIFARYEPAGFTLLGVNIDEDSARALRLAEELGVSFPLLFDDTQDVSRLYDVQAMPMTVMVDRSGTVRSVHYGYRPGMERLYLEEVRALLRED
- a CDS encoding outer membrane beta-barrel domain-containing protein, producing MQAALRLFLLAITACTAGGCSVWRDAPPADEPVEGPVPAVIDPLLDRREIIRPAVDTEDWEIGLFAGINSVEDFGAETVYGLRVAYHATEDVFLEGRYASSSVRDTSFRRIGAPLFDAEEEDLVAYDLAVGVMVLPGEVFLGTRWARTSGVYLKFGAGRLEFADRDSTSYAFGFGLKVLPTDWLSLRLEARDTLFESDLLGENEWKHNFEINLGLGVYF